Within Montipora foliosa isolate CH-2021 chromosome 3, ASM3666993v2, whole genome shotgun sequence, the genomic segment NNNNNNNNNNNNNNNNNNNNNNNNNNNNNNNNNNNNNNNNNNNNNNNNNNNNNNNNNNNNNNNNNNNNNNNNNNNNNNNNNNNNNNNNNNNNNNNNNNNNNNNNNNNNNNNNNNNNNNNNNNNNNNNNNNNNNNNNNNNNNNNNNNNNNNNNNNNNNNNNNNNNNNNNNNNNNNNNNNNNNNNNNNNNNNNNNNNNNNNNNNNNNNNNNNNNNNNNNNNNNNNNNNNNNNNNNNNNNNNNNNNNNNNNNNNNNNNNNNNNNNNNNNNNNNNNNNNNNNNNNNNNNNNNNNNNNNNNNNNNNNNNNNNNNNNNNNNNNNNNNNNNNNNNNNNNNNNNNNNNNNNNNNNNNNNNNNNNNNNNNNNNNNNNNNNNNNNNNNNNNNNNNNNNNNNNNNNNNNNNNNNNNNNNNNNNNNNNNNNNNNNNNNNNNNNNNNNNNNNNNNNNNNNNNNNNNNNNNNNNNNNNNNNNNNNNNNNNNNNNNNNNNNNNNNNNNNNNNNNNNNNNNNNNNNNNNNNNNNNNNNNNNNNNNNNNNNNNNNNNNNNNNNNNNNNNNNNNNNNNNNNNNNNNNNNNNNNNNNNNNNNNNNNNNNNNNNNNNNNNNNNNNNNNNNNNNNNNNNNNNNNNNNNNNNNNNNNNNNNNNNNNNNNNNNNNNNNNNNNNNNNNNNNNNNNNNNNNNNNNNNNNNNNNNNNNNNNNNNNNNNNNNNNNNNNNNNNNNNNNNNNNNNNNNNNNNNNNNNNNNNNNNNNNNNNNNNNNNNNNNNNNNNNNNNNNNNNNNNNNNNNNNNNNNNNNNNNNNNNNNNNNNNNNNNNNNNNNNNNNNNNNNNNNNNNNNNNNNNNNNNNNNNNNNNNNNNNNNNNNNNNNNNNNNNNNNNNNNNNNNNNNNNNNNNNNNNNNNNNNNNNNNNNNNNNNNNNNNNNNNNNNNNNNNNNNNNNNNNNNNNNNNNNNNNNNNNNNNNNNNNNNNNNNNNNNNNNNNNNNNNNNNNNNNNNNNNNNNNNNNNNNNNNNNNNNNNNNNNNNNNNNNNNNNNNNNNNNNNNNNNNNNNNNNNNNNNNNNNNNNNNNNNNNNNNNNNNNNNNNNNNNNNNNNNNNNNNNNNNNNNNNNNNNNNNNNNNNNNNNNNNNNNNNNNNNNNNNNNNNNNNNNNNNNNNNNNNNNNNNNNNNNNNNNNNNNNNNNNNNNNNNNNNNNNNNNNNNNNNNNNNNNNNNNNNNNNNNNNNNNNNNNNNNNNNNNNNNNNNNNNNNNNNNNNNNNNNNNNNNNNNNNNNNNNNNNNNNNNNNNNNNNNNNNNNNNNNNNNNNNNNNNNNNNNNNNNNNNNNNNNNNNNNNNNNNNNNNNNNNNNNNNNNNNNNNNNNNNNNNNNNNNNNNNNNNNNNNNNNNNNNNNNNNNNNNNNNNNNNNNNNNNNNNNNNNNNNNNNNNNNNNNNNNNNNNNNNNNNNNNNNNNNNNNNNNNNNNNNNNNNNNNNNNNNNNNNNNNNNNNNNNNNNNNNNNNNNNNNNNNNNNNNNNNNNNNNNNNNNNNNNNNNNNNNNNNNNNNNNNNNNNNNNNNNNNNNNNNNNNNNNNNNNNNNNNNNNNNNNNNNNNNNNNNNNNNNNNNNNNNNNNNNNNNNNNNNNNNNNNNNNNNNNNNNNNNNNNNNNNNNNNNNNNNNNNNNNNNNNNNNNNNNNNNNNNNNNNNNNNNNNNNNNNNNNNNNNNNNNNNNNNNNNNNNNNNNNNNNNNNNNNNNNNNNNNNNNNNNNNNNNNNNNNNNNNNNNNNNNNNNNNNNNNNNNNNNNNNNNNNNNNNNNNNNNNNNNNNNNNNNNNNNNNNNNNNNNNNNNNNNNNNNNNNNNNNNNNNNNNNNNNNNNNNNNNNNNNNNNNNNNNNNNNNNNNNNNNNNNNNNNNNNNNNNNNNNNNNNNNNNNNNNNNNNNNNNNNNNNNNNNNNNNNNNNNNNNNNNNNNNNNNNNNNNNNNNNNNNNNNNNNNNNNNNNNNATTCTTCTGTCttacaacaaaaatatatagTACTTTTGCTTTTCATATTGCACTttgtattgatttgattttagatgatattttcttATTCTAGTTGAATGTATACTCTGTACACTAGTTATGTGTATACTGTTCGTTCTACAATGTATTGTTTGTAAAACTATTGAATACCGttagctttctctacttgttctctctctaaccactgctcgcctcgactagctattgctaactgcgagcatgtgcagattgaaaaatgtatcacataatgaaattctacaataaaacgGAATAGACggagttttgttttttgtttgaagTGATGTGGTCAGAATCCTGTTACAGTATGGTGCATTTTGTGAACCAGACTGACAAAGCACACTTTAAGACTGGTCTCCATGTGGCATGCGAAGCTCAGAGTGTGGCTTGTGTGCAGTATTTGCTCGATGCTGGTGCTGATCCTAATGTACAAGCAGAACATGGCCGTACCCCACTTCACATAGGTATGTGCTGCTGGTCTTTTAGGGGGAAGGCTGGAGTGTCATGGTACCTCTCCTGGTTTTTGAAGCCGTGCTTTATAAAGGAAATAGAATATCGTAGATTCCAAACGTGAAATTCGCGAACTTTGCGAACTTTGGAGAGGAAGGATAATGTGGGAAAATCtctttaaaagttttaaaaatcccctaaaaatgtgaaggaaaaaaagacaacaaggTTCTTCATAGTTGAGAAAAATAAGATCTTTGTTAttgattttacaacaaatagtTATTTCGGTTGGGGTTATTCTTGTCTCTAGAGTCGCTTTCCTTTTGGTCCGctccaagaacacggactctgacGACAACCAAAAATACTCGCAGTTACTGGTATaattttgtaaccgttgacgacCGTTATTGTTTCGAATTTCTGAGAATTAGCGGAAGAGCTGCAAGTCCGTGATTCGCGGACTTCCTGCTTTTTTATCCggtgaggctaaatcgcgtgggtgggtgggtcgtgggtcgtgtttgtttgaagatctATATTAGCTCCTTCAGTGCTCGGTTCAAATTTGTCGCAGGTgttaggtcttgtctgtttcgagaatttccagtcgttgattaaaaaaatggttagggttagggacccacgacccacgactcACCACCCTcccacgccgattagacactctcGCTGTGGCTGTGGCCTGTAGGTGTTCTTGGTGCTAAGTAAAAGGCAGCGGGCTCTGGGGGCGATAATGGGTCGGGGTTATCTCTACTTAAGTAAAAAAGACCATGATTTTACATAAGTTAACGCTTGATCAAGTGTACTCACCGAAAGGGTTCTAATTCGCTTCATTTTGCACTTTAAGTACTTAGAGGTGAGGAGTCTGGCCCCTTGATACAGCTTCTGGTAGAGTACGGCGCGCGATTTGATGTATTGGATGACAGCGGTAATTCACCGGAAACCATACTTCAGTCATTGGTGACGCGCTATGGAAACGGACCAAATATGGAAATGTCTGAATCCTATCAGCAGTTGCTTCAGTTATTATGGGATAGCAACGGTGAGCTTTTTTTTATCGGTTAGGTTCTTTTCAATGCATTTTACTGTTAGTGTGGGCAAAAATGAACTCAGGTCACTATGTCAAGGAAATCGTTCTAAAATGATTTTTAGACTGTATGAAGTGAAAAGaaagaatgaaatgaaagttggaaagatcaTTGCACTTAGTTGAGCGACTTAAAATGCTATTTTCACCAAGAAattaattcttctttttctttggatttcaaaactatgttatgggccgatttacacggtacaatTTTTGGCgtatgcgacaagcttacgattgtcgcagatTAAAATTCTgggacattttttctgacataCACGACAATCGTAAATGACTTGTgagcctgtcgtaagcttgtcgcgtgcgacaaaaatcgtaccgtgtaaatcggctcaaactaaacactaagtgactcaTGTCTCAAGTCTCGAGTTAAAAGAAGactcctgtttattttaactggaagtttcctatttcacggtccgccagtACTAATTGTATAATCTTGGGATCGCTGGaacgaggagaaaatgacgtcaaagactcactagtttaaaggTCCGTGCAAAAGGACGCAACAACTCCCGACCTTGTTGGGCCAGTGTTGGCCGACAATGTTGCGTCCGGAGCTAGAAGTTTGACCCGTTTCGAACGTCGCGAAACAACTCCCACCAACACGCAACAGGGTGTGTAAACGGGcgcaacatgtaacacccaacaatgttggccAACAACATTTGGAcaatgttggccaacaatgttgggacgGTTTGCACACGGCTTAAGAATGTAATCCGTgcgtacgcggctgaattaatatgcagcacggggagtttggggctttcagacttttaacctcgtgttttgcatatataataagctgcgtttacgcGCAAAATTTTTGAGCTAgtgagtaagtgacgtcacttttccctagatccaaccctctgaggtccaatcggtcagtgttgaacgtgagtaatggcggaccgtgaaatccaaaccttaaactcaaagtaaacagcctttggataaaaatcaaagctcaagcTATTgctagtcaggtgttaagcaaacacactttcaaaatccgaaggaaaaaaggaagtgattttttttatcatagtagcactttaagctgTTGCAAAGTCCAGGCAAAGGCcagattcaaacccatgaccgcGCGATTATTGTTGCACTTCCTCTACCTGGTGCGAGCCTCACTGTGAAATTTCTCAATGCCGTTTGCTGACATAATAATTGTCTTTCCTGATTTCGTTTTAAGAGAAACTTAAAAACCCTAAGGGTGCCTTAATAATCgtgtttgtttttaaatttgtattttcaGAGAAACCTAAGAGCTTAAAGCGTCTTTGCCGTCTATCAATTCGCAAGCTTCTCTCGCCATGCACGATTGAACTTGTTGACAGTCTGGGCGTACCATACTGCCTTAAAGTGTACATTCTACACATTGTggagcaaaacaaaaaagtcGATAAGATAATgtcaaattaataataataataatattatcttttGAGTGAATTTAATGTCTTTACCTCCTAGTATTATCATAacaataattcctttttattcAGGTCTCAATCTTATTAAACTGAGCACAAAGGTCTCTTCTATATCGGTTGTTTGCAACCGATAcaacacagataacaatgctgcaatgtgcAGTTTCTAGTGGACGAACAAAGGGAGCCAATAAGAGATCTTTtattttcgtccaccaacatggcggcgatgacgtcacgtgaaaaccacctataaggtcttatagttcaccactaaattttctccgattcttattggtttaaattgatcacgtgacgcgatagtgttcgtccgcggagagacactatcagcccatagtgcccgtccgaggaaaatacccggatggatagtggtcgtccgctgaaaatacctgagtaaacaagcggccttatggaaaataaacaatcgaaattgtattaagagggtttttgtttggtttctttttcaaattttccattggctgacacggctttcgtctaataaagttgaaaataatttaacaTGATTTTtaagctggcgcgcggaagaaaatttagtagtgaacaataaataCAATAGAGTGTTTTATTGTTTAAATGGTACTGATTAGAGAGGCGTTATTTTGGCAATTAGACTTAGCTACATGATTCCGgaatttttttgggaatttcAGAAACTGTcgggaattttagaaaaaaattaacaatttcGAGAACTTTAGGGCAATGTAAACATTCACCTGACATGTTGTATTCCAACCTACCAGGAGAGGGGTCAGTCTGTTTATATCCATTCCTTATCAGCGGTTATTCACCCAAAGCGGTCGTACAGTGCATCTAAGCAGCAGTTTCTCACCGTAGTTTCGGAATCCGGATCTTTGCTTGATAGCAAATATGGCAGACTTTGGACCATAAGAAACGAAATTTACAAGAATTTTCGggaattttagagagttttttggagaattttagacatttctaaaagaattttagagcttttgtttgggaattatgtagctaagcctagtCGCAATCAAACCTCGCGACATTAAAACAAATATAAGGTGTTTTTTATGAGCGTAGAAAACTGAAGTACTCGGAGAGAAATCTCTCGCGGCATAGTAGAGAACCATCAAACCATACTCACATGTGACGTTGAGTCCGAGAATCGATTCTTAGCTAGATTAGTGCAGATTAGTCCAGGGGTTGATTTTAGGACTGTCGGTCAAACGGTACAAAATGGCCTTAAAGGCCCTGGCAAACAACCTCAACATTTTCCTTTCGATtgtgttgaacgatgttgattgCTGGGGCGAGCAAACGCTTTCAACGTGCTTTTAAagtcattcaacatcgatttaacttcgtttcaacatgtttcaacatggttgaaaaggggggtggggggagggtgGGTGGGTGTTTGGTAAAGGGTTTTAACACCGCTATTCAACAAAAGCCGTTTGCCGAGGCCGTAAGATGTGCATTATTTCATGGGGAAGTGGTCAATGTATGGTTCCGTTGATGCATTCCTAACTTattataggccactttcaaaaataccataatactctttgtttgccctccaaaattttgcaagagtattgtttttgttttcccttgCTGCCATTGTaattcccaagagaaactggaaacaatgcctatgcaaaattttggagggaaaaCAACGAGTATTGTGGCATTTTTTACAGTGGCCTATCGACGGAccatttcaacaacaacaataagtTTATTTGTACCACACGTAAATAGGGATACACGAAAATAAGTAGTAGACTTAAGAAAGGTACAATACCCCCTAGAAGATAACAAAGAAGCTAATCTAGCTAGGAGGCAGGATAAGTAATTTTACGTCTAAAGAAAAAAGTCGATTCAGGGAGGCACAAATATAATGATAAAAGATAGGCAAACAAAGAGAACGAcaaaaaggaagaagaaaaaaaaaggtgtcaCTTCAGATGGACTGGAGTAAAGAGGAAATATAAATAACTTAATGTATTCGTAGTATTCGTTAACGTGACTTATTATGGACGGACCATTTAATTTTTGTGGTGAAATGTTAGGTTGGGGGAGGTTAGATGCCCTCGTTTGAATGCGAATGTTTTCAGCATCTGTACCTCACTTGTTTTTATCAATACAACTGAACCGTACGCTGCAATGACTTTACGTTGTGGTTTTAACCGTGTACTCTCGTGCAAACTCGGTTCTCGCACTTGTCATATGACACGaagacggctacggcaacgaaaacgcaACAAAACACGAATCTCATTGGTCAAAAggggaaaaataatcgtgctgcacgtgcagcacgcattttagcgcatatttttgtggtactctgcgtaacgacgtgaaatcatctaatttgaggttttgacgacaacgtgagcatacaatataaatctttcagtctctgtttttttctccaaaccGCTTGGACCAGTTTATTAATTTGAACACTTCGTCTATATAGTACGACGTAAACGAGATGgaattttttaccacaattgcttgtaatctcgcaatctaaTTGGCTAATTTGCGGTGGTCGATAAGAATCTAGACAatgctgtacgcgtcatgctcgcgtcaatttgtcacgcaatataatagccaatcaggaacgcccattttaggaaataaaccaatcatattgcgagaaagttatagataacgcttgctctttctttgtctATACTCTGGAgtgaaaactttctttggcgttgaatattgtggtaaaaaacaaatcgaaagtggttcagcgttgtctgtactctaaTCGACAACggtattcgtcatcacagtggtcaaaatgttgtggactcacgaggcgaaAGTTCTACgatattgcaatttttttttttgaggagacGTATATGTCCAATCTTGTATTTAAGTCCATATATAGCGGTACCTACTTGGACCTTCCCAGCAGGTTGGGGGTATGCCTACAAACTCTCGCACAACAACCTTCTGCAAGAAATGTTTCCTAGCCGTTAGAGATGTAAATCTCTCGAGCAAGTGTTTCCtgcaggagcccattac encodes:
- the LOC137997836 gene encoding ankyrin repeat and SOCS box protein 9-like: MVHFVNQTDKAHFKTGLHVACEAQSVACVQYLLDAGADPNVQAEHGRTPLHIVLRGEESGPLIQLLVEYGARFDVLDDSGNSPETILQSLVTRYGNGPNMEMSESYQQLLQLLWDSNEKPKSLKRLCRLSIRKLLSPCTIELVDSLGVPYCLKVYILHIVEQNKKVDKIMSN